The following DNA comes from Simkania negevensis Z.
TTTGCCGGTGGAATTCAAGGTGAAGGTATGGGGACTGTCATAGGTGCGGATAACGTCTGAACTCAATCGAATGTGCCCTTGAAGACCTCCTTCTCCTTCAAAATGAGTTTGGATGGTAACTGGTCCTTGCGCAAGTTCAGCAAGGAGGGTGTCAATGCTGAGGTTGACGATGTCGGAGGTAGGGATGAAGCTTGGAGGAATGGCGGTATAATTGTGCTCAAAACGTGTAGAGATCACAAAATTGGCTTCGGGATCGAGCAGCAACGTTCCATTTTCTCCAAAAGGAGCAAAACGATCAGTTGATCCGTGAAAGAGGGTGGATTTGCTTCCTGACACTTCAATGAAACCCCCATCTCCTCCATAGAGACCTGCCCGCGCTTCTCCTTTTCCTAAAAAGAGAGAAGTTCCATCTGAAAGTACAAAGAGATTTCCCCCTTTACCGCTCTTTAGAGTGTTTGCTTCTAGGAGTGCACCTGCTGCGACAAACGTGAGGTCTGAACCTTCACCAAGGTGAATGTTGCCTGCATGATACTTGTCAGAAACCGAAAGATGAGCCTGATCAAAAACGAGAACTTGTTTTCCCTGTGCGGTGATTTCTCCTCGTGGGACGCAGATATTCCCTGAAAGGATGGTCGTTCCTTGATCAGCGCGAAGAAAGACTCGTCCGCCGTCTTGTTTGATTGTGAGGGCCTCAATTTCTCCATCGTGTTTTATGGCGAGGTCATAAAGGTAGCCGTCGGCTTCAAGGTAGGTTTCTAGAGCAGCAATTTTCCCTTGCTGGTCAATACCAATGTCTGTTTTTTCTTCACGCGTCGGTTGGATGAGAATCCGTTTTGCGTTATGAGGTTTGAGGAGGATGTCTGCTGCAGCAACAAGCTCTGTTTTCCCTTCAGGTGTTTCAATCGATCCGGTATTGAGAATGTGGCGACTGAAGAGGGTGACGTTGCCTAAAGTTGATTTGAGCGTTCCGTGATTGATGATTGCACCCTTTGAAGATCCATGAAAGTGGAGAGTGTCTTCTTTGAGAAAATCTTCAAGAGATAGATTAAGTGTAGAGGCAATCAGTTCACCCACGTTGACGAGGGCATTTTCACCAAAAAGAATGCCGTTTTGGTTGAGAAGGAAGAGTTTTCCATTGGCTTCTAGAGTGCCGTAAATTTCGCTGAGTTTATTTCCAACGACCCGATTGAGGATGACAGATTGGTTAGAGGGTTGAATAAAGCGTGTCGTTTCGCCTGCTCCAATGGAGAAGTCTTGCCAATGAATGACGGTGTGATCGGTTGCATGGATGTGGCAGGCTTGCTGAGAATGGGTCACTTGAGCTTCACCATGGATGACATGATGGCCTGAAGGGTTACTCCAAGCGAGTCCCGAAGCAAAAATAGCAAGTGCTGTAAGTGTCCGCCTCATGGACTGCAACTTAAGTGAAGGAGGAATAAAATGCTACGCATCCAACAATGTGTTGATTAAGCTATTTATTATCAATTGATTATATATTATTCGTGAAAATTGACCATTGAATGGTTGATTTTCAACCACTGAGTGGTCAATTTTCAGACAAATTTTTTGCCATCTGCTTGGGCAAGGGTGCGGATTTTTTTGATGAGTGGCGAAATGCCGGTAACTTCTTTTGCTGAGATTTCAAAGAGGGTTTCGGAGTCGAAAGGATACTTTTCTTTGAAAGTTTCGAGGTGTAGCTTTGCTTCTTCGCAGTCGACTTTATTGAGAGCTACAATGAACGGTTTTTGGAGAATTTGTGGAGAGTAGTGCTCAAGCTCTTTGCGGAGTGTTAGAAAATCTTCATAGGGGTCGCGGCCATCGATAGCTGCTGTATCAATCACATAGACGAGGGTAGATGACCGTTCGATGTGGCGCAAAAAGGAAAGTCCAAGGCCACGGTCACTATGGGCATCATTGATGATTCCCGGGATGTCAGCAAGATAGATGCGGGAAAAGTCATCAAATTCAATGAAGCTAATGTTCGGTTGAAGAGTGGTGAAGGGATAGGGAGCGGTTTTTACTTCGATGGAGGCGAGCTTCGTGAGAAGGGTCGATTTTCCTGCGTTCGGAAATCCGACAAATCCGACGTCGGCGATGAGTTTGAGCTCAAGTTCGACTTCTTTGATTTCGCCTTCTAGGCCCGGAGTACATTTTGCGGGTGCTTGATGTGTCGAGGTTTTGAAAAAGGTATTTCCTTTTCCACCTTTGCCTCCCTGGCAAATGAGAAATGTTTCACCAGGCTCTGTGAAGTCATAGATCAGGGTTTTTGTGCTAGCATCACGCAGCAAAGTTCCGCATGGAACTTTTATGATCAGGTTTTTTCCACTCGCACCTTGACGGTTGTTCGTCCCTCCTTGTTGTCCATTTGGAGCGCGGATTTGGGATTGGTTTCGGAAGGCGTCGAGAGAGTAAATTTCGGGATCGGCCATGATCGTGATGGATGCTCCACGGCCACCATTGCCACCGTAGGGTCCACCTTTGGGAATGAATTTTTCACGGCGCCAAGCAATGGTGCCATTTCCTCCTTTCCCAGCTATAAGTTTAAGTCTGACATGATCCGTAAACATAAAAACAAATAAGGCTCCACTTCTGGAGCCTCGCTAATATTAAACTAGGTTAACTCTGCTTTATTATTAAGCAGAAACAACCGATACGAGTGTCCGTTTTGCTCTGCGGTAGTGGACGATTCCGTCAGTGAGTGCAAAGAGGGTGTCATCTTTACCTCTCTTTACTCCGACAGAAGGATGCCACTTTGTTCCGCGCTGGCGGACAATAATGCTTCCAGCTGTAACAAATTCACCGTGTGTCGCTTTGATACCGAGGCGTTGTGCATTGGAATCGCGTCCGTTACGGCTTGAACCTTGTCCTTTCTTATGTGCCATGTGTCTCTCCTACGCTGCGACGATATCCGTAATTTTTACCTTAGAGTATTTTTGTCTGTGACCGACTTTACSGCGATAACTTTTTCSACSCTTATATTTAAATGCSATGACTTTTGGTCCTTTGGTCTCTCCAAGAACTTCACCTTTCACAAGGCATTTATCAAGATTGGGCGCTCCAATTTTCATTGCTTTTCCATCACTGAAGAAAAGCACTTCTTTAAATTCGACGGCCCCTTGATCTTGACCGAGAAGTTCGACCTCGATGACATCTCCTTTCTCAACTCGATACTGTTTCCCGCCGGTCTGAATAATGGCGTACATCTTTACGTTTCCTCCGATTCGAATTCTGCTAATAAGGGGAAGCCGCAATCATAAATGAAAAGGCTTCAAGAGTCAATTTTAAAAATAACTTTTCAATGCAGCAAGGTTACATAGAGTATGCGCGATGGCTGGTGCCCAGACATCATCCGCAGCGACTCTGGCTGCGCAAAAGAAAAGGCCGGTCAGTGTTCCAAGGAAGACTCTGGCGACTCGAAGCTCAAGGGACCCGGGAAGGAGCCCACTAATGAGTCCGTAAAATAAGCTATTGATTCCGATGTCAAGGTGACTTGGGTTTTCGAGCTTAGCGCGGTGCTGAGACTCTTCAAAGAAAGGGGTCACGACTCCGACGACGAGTCCGAGTCCGTAAAGGATTGCTTTGGATTCTGTTTTTGGGAGGAGTTCAACTCCTGCAAAAGTTTTGCCAAACCAGGGGCAGCTTTCAAAGCAAAAGTAGGTAGTAACAAGAGCTCCAGCTCCAATCCCCAGCCCAATTGCGACTGTGCGCACGGTTGGAACGTGAAAATAGGGACGAAACGTTGCCTGTAAAAAATTATCTTTAACTTCTGTTGTCATACATCCATCTTTCTTAAATTTAAGATGGTAAATTGTAGCCAAAAGTTGAATTCAAGGGGAGAGAAAACGCCCTAAATATGCGATTGATTTTTTTCTAAGAAAGACCTAAAGCTTTAATAACAAGCTTGAAAGACTCATCTTCGGAGCCTGGAAGCCAGCTATTTCTATTGAATGTATAATTGACAACACCTTTGGCAATGTTGATCAGAGCTTGATCTAGTTGCTCTTGAACTTGAAAGAAATCTTTGGTAGCAATTTTAGTGAAGGGGTATCCTCCATCGATCACCTCACCTCGAATACGGTCAAGTAAGAAACAAGTTAATTCTTCTTGAGACGGAAGCTCTCGAAAGGAAGGATATTCTACATTCAAGTCTGATAATTTAGCGCGATATTGTTTGCGAACCATTGGGTCAATTTGAATGCGTTTGACTCGTGACATCATCTCATCTTGGATAATGAATCGCTTTTGTCTTGCCCAGGTATGAAAAAGGTCGTGGATTTGTGCAAAAAGGAGATTGTCCTTTGACCCATGAATAACAGGCCTTTCACCAGGGAAAAATAATGCGAAATCAGAGAGTTTTTTTTCTACATGATAAAACATTTCATCTATGGTGGGGGTGAGATGCATCACTGGAGTAATAGCTGGAAAAAGTTTTTTGCTCATCCCAAAGCTAAAAGTTCCAATAAAGTTAGGCGAATCGATATTCCCTATCCTGAGGAGGCCTAAAAAGCCGTTAGCACGTTCAGGCGTAAAGGTATTCTTGAATATTTGCTGCGTCCATAAATCAAGCTGCTTGTGATCTACCAAAATAAGAAAAGCTTGATTAGGTTTGAGATCGGAACTTTCGTTGAGAATTTGTGCTTTTTCGTCTTCAGATAAATTTTCGACAGCTTTTAAATTTTGTGCGCTTATAGGGAGGATGTGACAGTTGTCTTTTCCTGCGTTAACCCAAGCCCGGTAAAACATCATTGCTGTTGAGACATCTTCAAGATCAATTTTCTTTTGGCAGTATGCGGCGAGAAATATGTAAGAGAGGTCTTCTTCTCTAAATTCTTCAAATAATTGGGCCCATGCACCCTCGGAGATCATCTGCACGACTTTTGGGTTCGCAGGAGTTTCTAAAACTCTCAAGAGTTCCTTTTGTTCTTGAGGTCGTAAATATTGGAGAAGATGACGTTGTTCTTGTGTTTCGTTTTGCTTCAATAGTTTTTTGAAATCTGCACAATCAAGTGAAGTCAGGTTGGCGTGATTGAGCAGTTCAGAGAGCAGGAGGTGCCTTTGCTGATATGTTTGTTGATTTAAGTTTAAATATTCTTCAGTGTTTGTGCTACGCCCATTACTTTTTAAGTAAAGTCCTTCTTGAACGAGCGCTATAAATGAATCTTTTGTTACAGAACTTGGATCTAGCTTTGCGACTTTCACTGAAAAATTATCAAAAAGATATTTTTGCTGAAGTTCTAGGTGCTTTGCTTTTTGAACTCGCTGCTTTAATGAGGCAATTCCTATGTAGCCTGCATAAACCAAGGTTAAGACTGCACTTCCTATCAGAAAAATTGCGGATTGAGAAAGGGATGAGCCCTCTTCGTGACTCATTGGCTCTGTTTGAAAAAGGGCTTGATTTAGAAAGTATGAATTGTTGTGTATTAATTCCATTTCTCACTCCTATGAATTTGTATATTTTAATATGTATTTTTGTTTTTTTCAAATAAAATATTTTTTATATAAAACAGATTAAAAAACTCTTAGCCTTTGCGTCTTATTAAATTGAGCAGGTAAAGAGCTGTAGCGGTCAGGGCTATAGTGGCGCCTGGTGGCCAGTTGAGAAAAAAGGAGAGTGACATCCCAAGAACAGAGATGACAACGCCAAGAAGAACAGCGATGACCATCATTTTAGAAAGGCGGTGGGTGAATGTGTTCGCGATAGCTGCAGGGAGGGATAAGATGGCGATCACGAGAATGGCACCCACGACTTGGATCAGGATCACAACTGTGACTGCCACTAAGGAGAGAAGGAGGAAGTAGAGTCTTTTGACAGGTTGACCTTGGAGAGCTGCTTGTTCTTCGTCAAAGCAAATGGCTAAAAAACGGCGATGGAAGAGGAGTGTTGCTGCTAAAATGAGAACATCGAGGATCAGAAGCATGTAGAGGTCGGCTTTACTGGTCCACAGAATACTTCCAAAGAGAAAGTTGGCAAGTTCAACATTGTAGCCGGGGGTGAGAGAAATGAAGATCACCCCAACAGACATGCCAAAAGCCCAAAGGGCAGCAATGACGGTGTCTTCACGTTGCCTGTAATAGAGTCGGATCCAGCCAATGAGGTAGGCAGATAAAATAGCAGCGACGAGGGCGCCGTAGATGGGTTCAAGCCAAGCGAGGTTATAGATTCGTTTTAGGTAAAGGGCAACTCCCATCCCACCTAAAACAGAGTGGGCGATGCTGCCACTAATAAAGACAATCCGTTTGACGACGACATAGCTGCCCACGACACCTCCTGCAACAGAAGCGCTGAGGCTTGCGAAAAGAGCCATTTTGAGAAAGTGATTAGTGAGAAAAGCAGAAAAGAAAGTCGCGAGAATCAGCATCGGTTCATTCATGATACATCCCAATGGAAAAGTGTTTGCAGACCTCTTCGGGTTTTAGGGAAGAGACGCCGTGTTGGAAGCAAAGAACGCGTTCGACATTTTGCACAATGGCTTCAAAGTTATGTGTGACGACGAGGATGGTTTTTTTCCCTTTAAGCTGTTTTAAAAAAGCGAAGATCTGTTTTTCAGTTTGAGCATCGATGTTTGCTGTTGGTTCATCGAGAAGAAGCACTTCTGGGTTGGAAATGAGGGCGCGAGCAATGAGTGTTTTTTGGCCTTGGCCTCCTGAGATGGAGCCAAAAGCTTGATAGGCAAGTGAGGTCAGTTGAAAAGTTTCCAGTAATTCATCAGCTTTATCGAAGGCTTCTTTGGGATACCTTCCCCAGCGGGTCATTTGAGACAAGCATCCTGTGAGAATGACTTCTTTAACGGTGATAGGGAAGTGTTTATCATAGGCATTGATTTGTGGGACATAGCCAACGTGTCCCCGCGAGAAAACTTCTCCGTCTTGTGGTTTTAAAAAACCAAGAATCAGTTTTAGTGCCGTGGTTTTACCTCCTCCATTAGGACCGATGATCCCGACGAATTCTCCTGGGAAAACATCAAAGCTTGCGTGTTTGATTGTAGGTGCTTTGTCGTAGGTAAAGGTGACATTTCGAAACGAAATGACAGGAGGCGGTTTACTTTGTGCTTGTGATGTCATCGACAACTTTTTGAATGGTCTGTAATGGATCGAGATCGAGCGGATCTACTTCATAGGTTTTGAGGTTGAGTTTTTCTGCAACAAGTAAGGCTCCTTTGTTATTATATTGTGGGGAAGTGAAGACGCACTTGACATCATAGTTCTTTGCTAGAGCTAAAACCCGATTAACAGACTGAGTACGGGGGCTTTTCCCTTCACACTCTACGGCAATTTGGTACATGTTGTAATCATAGCAGAGGTATCCGAGAAAAGCGTGAGAAACGATCACCCCTTTTTTGTGGAAAGGCTTGAGTGCTTCTGAGATACGAAGATCCACAGCTTTGACGTCGCTAATGTATTTTTTTAAATTTTCTTGATAAAGGGTCGTATGATCAGGAGACATTGTTAAAAGGGCTTCGTAGATGCGCTGGGCTTGGTAAACAAGGCGCTTGGGGCTCATCCAAAAGTGGAGGTCATGTGCAGAGCGATCGGGAAGATTGACGTCGGCACAGGCATCGACGAAATTGACATCATCCTCATAAGAAATCAAATGAATGATTTCATTAAGCTGAAGGACCCGCACTTCTCGTTTAGCTTCACGCAAGGATGCGAGGAGTTTTTTTTCATAGGGTTCCCCTACTCCAATCCATAGGTCGCATGTCTGAATCTTTTTGGCTTGGCTAGGTGTGATTTCGTTGCTGTGAGAGTCAAACCCAGGAGAAACGACTGATTCAACAGTGACAGTATTTCCAGCAATTGCTTGAACAATGGAAACATAGGGGGGAATGCTGACTAAAACACTGGGTTTTTCACCCGGTTGTCCTTCAAACTTCGAACGGCAACCAACCAAAGCTACGGCTAATGAGAGGAAAACAAGTGTCAAAAGAAAATATTTTTTCATGGATTGGTCCTCAATTAAAATTAAAGTGTAACGGAAGTTTTCTCATTTGTCGAGCTTCTTAGATTAGGTCTTGGATACTATTACCTGAGTTATGTGTTTATTTCAATTGTTCTTATGGATTTTTCTCATTCTTCCCTCCTTATACTCAAACAACTTCAAAAATTGGTTTTGGGCAACCCGAAAGCTTTCGGAATTCGTCGATCTTAAGTGGTCTAATATTAGGAATATGAGGCCACTTAAGATCGACGAATGACGGTGCTTTGGCGCAGCCGAAAATCCAATTTTTGAAGTTGTTTGAGTATATTTTGTTACGAAAAAGGATTTTTTATACCATCTCTTTGTCAAAAATGGTGAGAATTTAAGAGAACTTTCTCCTGAAAATAAGCAAAATAAACCCAGACTTCAGATTGCTCAAGATTTGCCCCCATTTCTCTTGTCAAATAAATAAAGTTGGACTAATTTATCGCCTACTTTTTCGGGTGGAGGAGTGTCCGAGCGGCCGAAGGAGCACGCTTGGAAAGCGTGTATGCGTGATAAACGTATCGTGGGTTCGAATCCCACCTCCTCCGTTGTTTTTTATTTTGGGATATATAAATCTGTTTAAAAAACAGTGAAACTAAACCAAAGGAAGCCAAGGGATGAAGTGTCCCTATTGTGGTCACGTTGAACTCAAAGTGACTGACTCGCGAAATGCGAATGAAACCAATGCCATTCGACGCCGAAGAGAGTGTCTTAATTGTTCAAGACGTTTTACGACTTTTGAAACCGTAGACATTTCTCTTCAAGTGAAAAAGCGAGATGGTAGTTATGAGGATTTTCAACTCGAAAAGTTGATAAAAGGAGTTGATGCAGCAGCTAGGCACACCCGTATTAGCCATGATCAGGTGCGTGATTTGGCTTCATCAATTGTAAATGAACTCATTGAAAAACAAGTACGAGAAATCAATACGATCCAACTTGGTGAAATTGTGATGGAACGTCTGCGACATCTCGATACTGTAGCTTATATTCGTTTTGCTTGCGTCTATAGGCGTTTTAAAGACCTTGAAGAAATAGTAAACGCACTTAATACAGCGTCAACAGAAGACGAAAAAGTGAAAACATAAGGAACCTTGAGAGATGGCTCTAAAAAAAAGTGACATTGAAACTTTTAAACAACGCCTCATTGAATTGCGCGGTGAAATCAATCGAACTTTAGGTAAAGTATCTGAGGATGTGAAAAACAAAGAAGAACCTAAAGGGTATTCTCAGCACCAAGCTGATGAAGGGACAGATGACTTTGGTCAAACAATTTCGATTGAGATTTCTGGAAAAGAACAGTCGATTTTACGGCAAATTGAGAGAGCTCTCGAAAAAATGGAAGAAGGGACATATGGAGTTTGTGACGTGACAGGGGAAGAAATTCCTTTCAAGCGACTAGACGCTGTTCCGTATGCCACGATGACGGTACAAGCACAGGAAAAATATGAAAAAGGACTTCTTTAAAAAACGGCGCTTTTTTCCTTTTATCCTTGTAGGAGCGGTTTTGCTCTTGATTGACATGATCACAAAATTCTGGGTGTTTCACGGCCTCGCCAATATGCTCTATGCATCTCCTTTTTATCCTTATGGAGGGATTGGAGTTTTCGAAAATGTGTTTGGAATCGATTTTTGTATCAATCGGGTGACAAACCAAGGTGGTGCTTGGGGGATCTTTGGCTCATATCCCATCGTATTACTCATAGTTCGCATCGCAATTCTCGTTAGCGTCATGATTTATGCATTGTTTATCAATGATATGAAAACACGACAAATTCCCCTTTTGTTGGTTATCACCGGAGCATTAGGCAATATTCTAGATCGCTTTATCTATGGATCTGTCGTAGATATGTTTCACTTTACCTTATGGGGGTACTCGTTCCCAGTTTTTAATATTGCAGATACTATGATTTTCTTTGGTGTTGCAACGCTGATTATTCAATCCCTTTTTCAAAAAAAGAAGACCAAACATGTGCCCAGATTTTCGCGTTAGTCATCCAAAAGAAGAAGGGGTGTTTCAGGCGTCCAAATGGTTTTCTTATCGTGTACTTTTAGACGAGAGCGAAATGGTGGATCTCTTTGCGTTTCTCCCTCCCTTTGCGCTCTATAATGTTTCAGAAATTGTCCCATTAGAGGAGGCATTTTTTTCTCAGGAAGATTTTTTAAATGAATATGCCAAATCGGCCCAGGCTTTAAAAAATGGAGAGGTTTACACGCCTCCAAAAGCCCTTTTTTCATCGGCTCTCTCAGCAACCTCTGAAGCATTTTATGCGATGGAAGTCCAAAAAGGAGTCATCCTCAAAATTTTGCAGCCTGTCATTCAGCTCTCGAAGCACCACTTTACTTATGCTGCTGAAAATCAATCTTTCCATTTTATGGTTCACAGTCAAGAGTCGATCCAATGGGGTCTTCAGTTTTCTTATCCACAACTCTATTCGAATTCAATGCAAGGTGATGTTGTTGAGGTCATGAAAGAACAAACATATCCCAACACAATCCTTTTTCGCGCTTTGATGCAATGGATGCGCAATCATAGTCGACCAGTCCCGTTTCTCATCAATGGACAGAGAAAAAACGTTGAAGCACGACTGGGAAAAAGGTGTTTTAGTTGGATTGAAAATCATCCTCAACTCAAAGAAAAGGGGCTTGTCGTTGCATGATTGAAATTGTGTCAATTGGAGCAGAACTGCTCACAGGCCAAACCGTTAATACGAATGCTAGCGCGATTTCAAAAGCCCTGTTAAAGCGGGGGTTTGGGGTCAGTCATGTGACAACTGTGCCGGATCACCACAATTCAATGAAAAGAGCCATTGAAGAAGCCATGAATCGTGCATCTGTCGTGATTACGACTGGAGGTTTAGGCCCAACGGGCGATGATATCACCCGCATTACGCTCGCTGAAATTTTCGGCAAAAAGCTTGTCTATGATGAAAATGTAGCGGCTGAACT
Coding sequences within:
- the obgE gene encoding GTPase ObgE, which codes for MFTDHVRLKLIAGKGGNGTIAWRREKFIPKGGPYGGNGGRGASITIMADPEIYSLDAFRNQSQIRAPNGQQGGTNNRQGASGKNLIIKVPCGTLLRDASTKTLIYDFTEPGETFLICQGGKGGKGNTFFKTSTHQAPAKCTPGLEGEIKEVELELKLIADVGFVGFPNAGKSTLLTKLASIEVKTAPYPFTTLQPNISFIEFDDFSRIYLADIPGIINDAHSDRGLGLSFLRHIERSSTLVYVIDTAAIDGRDPYEDFLTLRKELEHYSPQILQKPFIVALNKVDCEEAKLHLETFKEKYPFDSETLFEISAKEVTGISPLIKKIRTLAQADGKKFV
- the rpmA gene encoding 50S ribosomal protein L27 — encoded protein: MAHKKGQGSSRNGRDSNAQRLGIKATHGEFVTAGSIIVRQRGTKWHPSVGVKRGKDDTLFALTDGIVHYRRAKRTLVSVVSA
- the rplU gene encoding 50S ribosomal protein L21 is translated as MYAIIQTGGKQYRVEKGDVIEVELLGQDQGAVEFKEVLFFSDGKAMKIGAPNLDKCLVKGEVLGETKGPKVXAFKYKXXKSYRXKVGHRQKYSKVKITDIVAA
- a CDS encoding CPBP family intramembrane glutamic endopeptidase, which translates into the protein MTTEVKDNFLQATFRPYFHVPTVRTVAIGLGIGAGALVTTYFCFESCPWFGKTFAGVELLPKTESKAILYGLGLVVGVVTPFFEESQHRAKLENPSHLDIGINSLFYGLISGLLPGSLELRVARVFLGTLTGLFFCAARVAADDVWAPAIAHTLCNLAALKSYF
- a CDS encoding metal ABC transporter permease gives rise to the protein MNEPMLILATFFSAFLTNHFLKMALFASLSASVAGGVVGSYVVVKRIVFISGSIAHSVLGGMGVALYLKRIYNLAWLEPIYGALVAAILSAYLIGWIRLYYRQREDTVIAALWAFGMSVGVIFISLTPGYNVELANFLFGSILWTSKADLYMLLILDVLILAATLLFHRRFLAICFDEEQAALQGQPVKRLYFLLLSLVAVTVVILIQVVGAILVIAILSLPAAIANTFTHRLSKMMVIAVLLGVVISVLGMSLSFFLNWPPGATIALTATALYLLNLIRRKG
- a CDS encoding metal ABC transporter ATP-binding protein; translated protein: MTSQAQSKPPPVISFRNVTFTYDKAPTIKHASFDVFPGEFVGIIGPNGGGKTTALKLILGFLKPQDGEVFSRGHVGYVPQINAYDKHFPITVKEVILTGCLSQMTRWGRYPKEAFDKADELLETFQLTSLAYQAFGSISGGQGQKTLIARALISNPEVLLLDEPTANIDAQTEKQIFAFLKQLKGKKTILVVTHNFEAIVQNVERVLCFQHGVSSLKPEEVCKHFSIGMYHE
- a CDS encoding metal ABC transporter substrate-binding protein, with the translated sequence MKKYFLLTLVFLSLAVALVGCRSKFEGQPGEKPSVLVSIPPYVSIVQAIAGNTVTVESVVSPGFDSHSNEITPSQAKKIQTCDLWIGVGEPYEKKLLASLREAKREVRVLQLNEIIHLISYEDDVNFVDACADVNLPDRSAHDLHFWMSPKRLVYQAQRIYEALLTMSPDHTTLYQENLKKYISDVKAVDLRISEALKPFHKKGVIVSHAFLGYLCYDYNMYQIAVECEGKSPRTQSVNRVLALAKNYDVKCVFTSPQYNNKGALLVAEKLNLKTYEVDPLDLDPLQTIQKVVDDITSTK
- the nrdR gene encoding transcriptional regulator NrdR; the protein is MKCPYCGHVELKVTDSRNANETNAIRRRRECLNCSRRFTTFETVDISLQVKKRDGSYEDFQLEKLIKGVDAAARHTRISHDQVRDLASSIVNELIEKQVREINTIQLGEIVMERLRHLDTVAYIRFACVYRRFKDLEEIVNALNTASTEDEKVKT
- a CDS encoding TraR/DksA family transcriptional regulator, producing the protein MALKKSDIETFKQRLIELRGEINRTLGKVSEDVKNKEEPKGYSQHQADEGTDDFGQTISIEISGKEQSILRQIERALEKMEEGTYGVCDVTGEEIPFKRLDAVPYATMTVQAQEKYEKGLL
- the lspA gene encoding signal peptidase II → MKKDFFKKRRFFPFILVGAVLLLIDMITKFWVFHGLANMLYASPFYPYGGIGVFENVFGIDFCINRVTNQGGAWGIFGSYPIVLLIVRIAILVSVMIYALFINDMKTRQIPLLLVITGALGNILDRFIYGSVVDMFHFTLWGYSFPVFNIADTMIFFGVATLIIQSLFQKKKTKHVPRFSR